In one Saimiri boliviensis isolate mSaiBol1 chromosome 21, mSaiBol1.pri, whole genome shotgun sequence genomic region, the following are encoded:
- the TCF20 gene encoding transcription factor 20 isoform X2 has protein sequence MQSFREQSSYHGSQQSYPQEVHSSSRIEEFSPRQAQMFQNFGGAGGSSGGSGSSSGGGRRGAAAAAAAMASETSGHQGYQGFRKEAGDFYYMTGNKDPVATGTPQPPQRRPSGPVQSYGPPQGSSFGNQYGSEGHVGQFQAQHSGLGGVSHYQQDYTGPFSPGSAQYQQQASSQQQQQQQQVQQLRQQLYQSHQPLPQAAGQPASSSSHLQPMQRPSTLPSSAAGYQLRVGQFGQHYQSSASSSSSSSFPSPQRFSQSGQSYDGSYSVNAGSQYEGHNVGSNAQAYGTQSNYSYQPQSMKNFEQAKIPQGTQQGQQQQQPQQQQHPPQHVMQYTNAATKLPLQSQVGQYNQPEVPVRSPMQFHQNFSPISNPSPAASVVQSPSCSSTPSPLMQTGENLQCGQGSVPMGSRNRILQLMPQLSPTPSMMPSPNSHAAGFKGFGLEGVPEKRLTDPGLSSLSALSTQVANLPNTVQHMLLSDALTPQKKTSKRPSSSKKADSCTNSEGSSQPEEQLKSPMAESLDGGCSSSSEDPGERVRQLSGQSTSSDTTYKGGASEKAGSSPAQGAQNETPRLNASPAAREEATSPGAKDMPLSSDGNPKVNEKTVGVIVSREAMTSRVEKPGGQDKGSQEDDSATTQRPPSNGGAKETSHASLPQPEPAGGGGSKGNKNGDNNSNHNGEGNGQSGHSAAGPGFTSRTEPSKSPGSLRYSYKDSFGSAVPRNVSGFPQYPTGQEKGDFTGHGERKGRNEKFPSLLQEVLQGYHHHPDRRYSRSTQEHQGVAGSLEGSARPNVLVSQTNELASRSLLNKSIGSLLENPHWGPWERKSSSTAPEMKQINLTDYPIPRKFEIEPQSSAHEPGGSLSERRSVICDISPLRQIVRDPGAHSLGHMSADTRIGRNDRLNPSLSQSVILPGGLVSMETKLKSQSGQIKEEDFEQSKSQASFNNKKSGDHCHPSSIKHESYRGSANPGAATHDALSDYSSQDSRPTPMRRVPGRVSGREGIRGRSPSQYHDFAEKLKMSPGRSRGPGGDPHHMNPHMTFSERANRSSLHAPFSPNSESLASAYHANTRAHAYGDPNTGLNSQLHYKRQMYQQQPEEYKDWSSGSAQGVIAAAQHRQEGPRKSPRQQQFLDRVRSPLKNDKDGMMYGPPVGTYHDPSAQETGRCLLSSDGLPSKGMELKHGSQKLQESCWDLSRQTSPAKSGGPPGMSSQKRYGPPHETDGHGLAEATQSSKPSNVMLRLPGQEDHSSQNPLIMRRRVRSFISPIPSKRQSQDVKNSNTEDKSRLLHPSKEGADKAFNSFTHLSHSQDIKSISKRDSSKDLPSSDNRNCPAVTLTSPAKTKILPPRKGRGLKLEAIVQKITSPNIRRSASSNSAEAGGDTVTLDDILSLKSGPPEGGSVAVQDADVEKRKGEVASDLVSPANQELHIEKPLPRSSEEWRGSVDDKVKTETHAESVTAGKEPPGAMTSTASQKPGSNQGRPDGSLGGTAPLIFPDSKNVPPVGILAPEANPKAEEKENDTVTISPKQEGFPPKGYFPSGKKKGRPIGSVNKQKKQQQPPPPPPQPPQIPEGSADGEPKPKKQRQRRERRKPGAQPRKRKTKQAVPIVEPQEPEIKLKYATQPLDKTDAKNKSFYPYIHVVNKCELGAVCTIINAEEEEQTKLVRGRKGQRSLTPPPSSTESKALPASSFMLQGPVVTESSVMGHLVCCLCGKWASYRNMGDLFGPFYPQDYAATLPKNPPPKRATEMQNKVKVRHKSASNGSKTDTEEEEEQQQQQQKEQRSLAAHPRFKRRHRSEDCGGGPRSLSRGLPCKKAATEGSSEKTVLDSKPSVPTTSEGGPELELQIPELPLDSNEFWVHEGCILWANGIYLVCGRLYGLQEALEIAREMKCSHCQEAGATLGCYNKGCSFRYHYPCAIDADCLLHEENFSVRCPKHKNKTAKGSLSTEQSERG, from the exons ATGCAGTCCTTTAGAGAGCAAAGCAGTTACCACGGAAGCCAGCAAAGCTACCCACAGGAGGTACACAGCTCATCTCGGATAGAGGAGTTCAGCCCTCGTCAGGCCCAGATGTTCCAGAATTTTGGAGGTGCAGGTGGCAGTAGTGGTGGCAGTGGCAGTAGCAGTGGTGGTGGACGACGAggagcagcagctgctgcagcagCGATGGCTAGTGAGACCTCTGGCCATCAAGGTTACCAGGGTTTCAGAAAAGAGGCTGGAGATTTTTACTACATGACAGGCAACAAAGACCCCGTGGCTACAGGAACCCCACAGCCTCCTCAGCGAAGGCCTTCTGGGCCTGTGCAGAGCTATGGACCCCCTCAGGGGAGTAGCTTTGGCAATCAGTATGGGAGTGAGGGTCATGTGGGCCAGTTTCAAGCACAGCACTCTGGCCTTGGCGGTGTGTCACATTATCAGCAGGATTACACGGGGCCTTTCTCTCCAGGGAGTGCTCAGTACCAACAGCAGGCTTCCagccagcagcaacagcagcagcagcaagtcCAGCAGTTGAGACAACAGCTTTACCAGTCCCATCAGCCCCTGCCGCAGGCCGCTGGCCAGCCAGCATCCAGCTCATCCCATCTACAGCCAATGCAGCGGCCCTCAACTCTGCCATCTTCTGCTGCTGGTTACCAGTTGAGAGTGGGTCAGTTTGGCCAACACTACCAGtcttctgcttcctcctcttcctcctcctccttcccttcaccACAGCGTTTTAGCCAGTCTGGACAGAGCTATGATGGCAGTTACAGTGTGAATGCTGGATCTCAGTATGAAGGACACAATGTGGGTTCTAATGCACAGGCTTATGGAACACAATCCAATTATAGCTATCAGCCTCAATCTATGAAAAATTTTGAACAGGCAAAGATTCCACAAGGGACCCAAcaggggcagcagcagcagcaaccacAGCAGCAACAACACCCTCCTCAGCATGTGATGCAGTATACCAATGCTGCCACCAAGCTGCCCCTGCAAAGCCAGGTGGGGCAGTACAACCAGCCTGAGGTTCCTGTGAGGTCCCCCATGCAGTTTCACCAGAACTTCAGCCCCATTTCTAACCCTTCCCCAGCTGCCTCTGTGGTTCAGTCTCCAAGCTGTAGTTCTACCCCATCTCCTCTCATGCAGACTGGGGAGAATCTCCAGTGTGGGCAAGGCAGTGTGCCTATGGGTTCCAGAAACAGAATTTTACAGTTAATGCCTCAACTCAGTCCAACCCCATCAATGATGCCCAGTCCTAATTCTCATGCCGCAGGCTTCAAAGGGTTTGGACTAGAAGGGGTACCAGAAAAGCGACTGACAGATCCTGGGTTGAGTAGTTTGAGTGCTCTGAGTACTCAAGTGGCCAATCTTCCTAACACTGTACAGCACATGTTACTTTCTGATGCCCTGactcctcaaaagaagacctCCAAGAGGCCCTCATCTTCCAAGAAAGCAGATAGCTGCACAAACTCTGAAGGCTCCTCACAACCTGAAGAACAGCTGAAGTCCCCTATGGCAGAATCGTTAGATGGAGGCTGCTCCAGCAGTTCAGAGGATCCAGGCGAGAGAGTGCGGCAACTAAGTGGCCAGAGCACCAGCTCTGACACCACCTACAAAGGTGGAGCCTCGGAGAAAGCTGGCTCCTCACCGGCACAAGGTGCTCAGAATGAAACCCCTAGACTCAATGCTAGTCCCGCAGCTAGAGAAGAGGCCACCTCCCCAGGTGCTAAGGACATGCCATTGTCATCTGACGGGAACCCAAAGGTCAATGAGAAGACAGTTGGGGTGATTGTCTCCCGGGAAGCCATGACAAGTCGGGTAGAAAAGCCTGGTGGACAAGATAAAGGCTCCCAAGAGGATGATTCTGCAACCACTCAGAGGCCACCTAGCAATGGTGGGGCAAAGGAAACCAGTCATGCATCTCTTCCCCAGCCAGAgcctgcaggaggaggagggagcaaaGGAAACAAGAATGGCGATAACAACTCCAACCATAATGGAGAGGGAAATGGCCAGAGTGGCCACTCTGCAGCAGGCCCTGGTTTTACAAGCAGAACTGAGCCTAGCAAATCTCCTGGAAGTCTGCGCTATAGTTACAAAGATAGTTTCGGGTCAGCTGTGCCACGAAATGTCAGTGGCTTTCCTCAGTATCCTACAGGGCAAGAAAAGGGAGATTTCACTGGCCATGGGGAACGAAAGGGTAGAAATGAAAAGTTTCCAAGCCTCCTGCAGGAAGTGCTTCAGGGTTACCACCACCACCCTGACAGGAGATATTCTAGGAGTACTCAGGAGCATCAGGGGGTGGCTGGTAGCCTAGAAGGATCCGCAAGGCCCAATGTCTTGGTTAGTCAAACCAATGAATTAGCTAGCAGGAGCCTTCTGAACAAAAGCATTGGGTCTCTATTAGAAAATCCCCACTGGGGCCCCTGGGAAAGGAAATCAAGCAGCACAGCTCCTGAAATGAAACAGATCAATTTGACTGACTATCCAATTCCCAGAAAGTTTGAAATAGAGCCTCAGTCATCAGCCCATGAACCTGGGGGTTCCCTCTCTGAAAGAAGATCAGTGATCTGTGATATTTCTCCACTAAGACAGATTGTCAGGGACCCAGGGGCTCACTCACTGGGACATATGAGTGCCGACACCAGGATTGGGAGGAATGACCGTCTCAATCCAAGTTTAAGTCAGTCGGTCATTCTTCCAGGTGGTTTGGTGTCCATGGAAACAAAGCTGAAATCCCAGAGCGGGCAGATAAAAGAGGAGGACTTTGAACAGTCTAAATCCCAAGCTAGTTTCAACAACAAGAAATCTGGAGACCACTGCCATCCTTCTAGCATTAAGCATGAGTCTTACCGTGGCAGTGCCAACCCTGGAGCAGCAACCCATGATGCCCTTTCAGACTACAGCTCGCAAGACAGCAGACCCACGCCAATGCGGCGGGTTCCTGGCAGAGTTAGTGGTCGGGAGGGCATAAGGGGTCGGTCTCCTTCTCAATATCATGACTTTGCAGAAAAATTGAAGATGTCTCCTGGGAGGAGCAGAGGCCCAGGGGGAGACCCTCATCACATGAATCCACACATGACCTTTTCAGAGAGGGCCAATCGAAGTTCTTTACATGCTCCCTTTTCTCCCAACTCAGAAAGCCTGGCCTCTGCTTATCACGCAAATACTCGGGCTCATGCTTATGGGGACCCAAACACAGGTTTGAATTCTCAGCTGCATTATAAGAGACAGATGTACCAACAGCAACCAGAGGAGTACAAAGACTGGAGCAGCGGTTCTGCTCAGGGAGTCATTGCTGCAGCACAGCACAGGCAGGAGGGGCCACGGAAGAGTCCAAGACAGCAGCAGTTTCTTGACAGAGTACGGAGCCCTCTGAAAAATGACAAAGATGGTATGATGTATGGCCCACCGGTAGGGACTTACCATGACCCCAGCGCTCAGGAGACTGGGCGCTGCCTATTATCTAGTGATGGTCTGCCTAGCAAGGGCATGGAATTAAAGCATGGCTCACAGAAATTACAAGAATCCTGTTGGGATCTTTCTCGGCAAACTTCTCCAGCCAAAAGTGGTGGTCCTCCAGGAATGTCCAGTCAAAAAAGGTATGGGCCACCCCATGAGACTGATGGACATGGACTAGCTGAGGCTACACAGTCATCCAAACCTAGTAATGTTATGCTGAGACTTCCAGGCCAGGAAGACCATTCTTCTCAAAACCCCCTAATTATGAGGAGGCGTGTCCGTTCTTTTATCTCTCCCATTCCCAGTAAGAGACAGTCACAAGATGTAAAGAACAGTAACACTGAAGATAAAAGTCGCCTCCTTCACCCATCAAAGGAAGGCGCTGATAAAGCATTCAATTCCTTTACCCATCTTTCTCACAGTCAGGATATCAAGTCTATCTCTAAGAGAGACTCCTCCAAGGACCTTCCAAGTTCAGATAATAGAAACTGTCCTGCTGTTACTCTCACAAGCCCTGCAAAGACTAAAATACTGCCCCCAAGGAAAGGACGGGGCTTGAAATTGGAAGCTATAGTTCAGAAGATTACCTCTCCAAATATCAGGAGGAGCGCTTCCTCGAACAGTGCAGAGGCTGGGGGAGACACAGTTACTCTTGATGATATACTCTCTTTGAAGAGTGGTCCTCCTGAAGGTGGGAGTGTTGCTGTTCAGGATGCTGACGTAGAGAAGAGAAAAGGTGAGGTGGCCTCTGACCTAGTCAGTCCAGCAAACCAGGAGTTGCACATTGAGAAACCTCTTCCAAGGTCTTCAGAAGAGTGGCGTGGCAGTGTGGATGACAAAGTGAAGACAGAGACACATGCAGAGTCAGTTACTGCTGGAAAGGAACCCCCTGGTGCCATGACATCCACAGCCTCACAGAAGCCTGGTAGTAACCAAGGGAGACCAGATGGTTCCCTGGGTGGAACAGCACCTTTAATCTTTCCAGACTCAAAGAATGTACCTCCAGTGGGCATATTGGCCCCTGAGGCAAACCCCAAggctgaagagaaagagaatgatacAGTGACGATTTCACCCAAGCAAGAGGGCTTCCCTCCAAAGGGGTATTTCCCATCAGGAAAGAAGAAGGGGAGACCCATTGGTAGTGTgaataagcaaaagaaacagcAGCAGCCACCGCCTCCACCCCCTCAGCCCCCACAGATACCAGAAGGTTCTGCAGATGGAGAGCCAAAGCCAAAAAAACAGAggcaaaggagggagagaaggaagcctGGGGCCCAGCCAAGGAAGCGAAAAACCAAACAAGCGGTTCCCATTGTGGAACCCCAAGAACCTGAGATCAAACTAAAGTATGCCACCCAGCCACTGGATAAAACTGACGCCAAGAACAAGTCTTTTTACCCTTATATCCATGTAGTAAATAAGTGTGAACTTGGAGCCGTTTGTACAATCATCAATGCTGAAGAAGAAGAACAGACCAAATTGGTGAGGGGTAGGAAGGGTCAGAGGTCACTGACCCCTCCACCTAGCAGCACTGAAAGCAAGGCACTCCCGGCCTCGTCCTTTATGCTGCAGGGACCTGTTGTGACAGAGTCTTCGGTTATGGGGCACCTGGTTTGCTGTCTGTGTGGCAAGTGGGCCAGTTACCGGAACATGGGTGACCTCTTTGGACCTTTTTATCCCCAAGATTATGCAGCCACTCTCCCGAAGAATCCGCCTCCTAAGAGGGCCACAGAAATGCAGAACAAAGTTAAGGTACGGCACAAAAGTGCTTCTAATGGCTCCAAGACGGacactgaggaggaggaagagcagcagcagcagcagcagaaggagCAGAGGAGCCTGGCTGCACACCCCAGGTTTAAGCGGCGCCACCGCTCGGAAGACTGTGGTGGAGGCCCTCGGTCCCTGTCCAGGGGGCTCCCTTGTAAAAAAGCAGCCACTGAGGGCAGCAGTGAAAAGACTGTTTTGGACTCAAAGCCCTCTGTGCCCACCACTTCAGAAGGTGGCCCTGAGCTGGAGTTACAAATCCCTGAACTACCTCTTGACAGCAATGAATTTTGGGTCCATGAGGGTTGTATTCTCTGGGCCAATGGAATCTACCTGGTTTGCGGCAGGCTCTATGGCCTGCAGGAAGCGCTGGAAATAGCCAGAGAGATG aaatgttccCACTGCCAGGAGGCAGGTGCCACCTTGGGCTGCTACAACAAAGGCTGCTCCTTCCGATACCATTACCCGTGTGCCATTGATGCAG